One part of the Vicia villosa cultivar HV-30 ecotype Madison, WI linkage group LG6, Vvil1.0, whole genome shotgun sequence genome encodes these proteins:
- the LOC131610888 gene encoding probable E3 ubiquitin-protein ligase BAH1-like isoform X1, giving the protein MKFGCTFTEYLQEEREWLMDENCAHIKYDRLKNVLKSCQNYKDGSSDDHHQSCECQSCPVCDQKFFSELMKEASDIAGYFSSRVQHLLNLHIAKGLQRYVLRLRQCFKNDMGALDQEGRILIEYISMNAIAMRKILKKYDKVHSSMNGENFKSKMHAEHIELLHSPWLIELGAFYLNTSGLDGCELEGIRGRFSCSFNVTNAVMTLTLPDSVKLEYHLTCAICLDFVFNPYALGCGHIFCKSCACSAASVMIFQGLKAATPESKCPICRERGVYSKSVRMSELNLLMKRRCNDYWKERLARERVVALKQSKEYWNLQSTYAVGLL; this is encoded by the exons ATGAAATTCGGGTGCACGTTTACGGAGTATCTGCAAGAGGAGCGGGAGTGGTTGATGGATGAGAATTGTGCGCATATTAAATATGACAGGTTGAAAAACGTTTTGAAGAGTTGTCAGAATTACAAAGATGGTTCTTCTGATGATCATCATCAATCATGTGAATGTCAATCTTGTCCAG TATGCGATCAGAAGTTCTTCTCAGAGTTGATGAAGGAAGCATCAGATATAGCAGGATACTTCAGTTCAAGAGTTCAACATCTCCTAAATCTTCATATTGCAAAAGGGCTTCAAAGATATGTATTGCGTTTGCgccagtgttttaaaaatgatATGGGAGCCCTTGACCAAGAAGGGAGAATTCTAATTGAGTATATTTCCATGAATGCAATTGCAATGAGGAAAATACTTAAGAAATATGATAAA GTGCACAGCTCTATGAATggggagaacttcaaatctaaGATGCATGCTGAGCATATTGAACTTTTACATTCACCTTGGCTGATTGAATTGGGTGCTTTTTATCTGAATACAAGTGGACTAGATGGTTGCGAGCTTGAAGGAATCCGTGGTCGCTTTTCGTGTAGTTTTAATGTTACTAATGCTGTAATGACATTGACTCTTCCAGATTCTGTTAAGCTTGAGTATCATCTAACTTGTGCAATTTGCCTG GACTTTGTTTTTAATCCATATGCATTGGGTTGTGGCCACATCTTCTGCAAGTCGTGTGCTTGCTCTGCTGCATCTGTGATGATTTTTCAAGGCCTTAAAGCTGCAACTCCAGAGTCAAAGTGTCCTATATGCAGAGAG CGAGGAGTTTATTCCAAATCAGTCCGAATGTCAGAACTCAATCTTCTTATGAAAAGAAG ATGCAACGATTATTGGAAAGAGAGGCTAGCTAGGGAAAGAGTCGTCGCTTTGAAGCAGTCAAAGGAATACTGGAATTTGCAGTCTACATATGCAGTTGGATTGCTGTAG